GGACATGGCTGGAGGGTTTGCGGTGATCAAAGACGTCCCGAAGACGATGGTCTATGACCTTGCCCGTTTGCGCAATCGTCGGGCATCAGCAGACGCGGTTATTCCCAAGCGGACCATCGAGCGGGCGCCGACCGCGGAGCTGGCGCCGGGGCAAAAGGACGAGGATTCCCTGCCTCCTTATGCCGTGCTGGACCCGATTCTCAAAGCCTATGTGGAAGAAGACAAGTCGGCGGAAGAGATCACCGCGATGGGGTTCGAGCCGGACACCGTCCGCCGGGTGATCCGGTTGGTGGATGGGAGCGAGTACAAGCGACGTCAGGCGCCGATCGGGATCAAGATCACGCATCGAGCCTTCGGCAAGGATCGCCGCATGCCGATCACGAATGGCTATCGAGGGCGTTAACCTGGGACAAGAGCCGGATGGGCTTGGTCATGGTGACGGAATTCCTCGGCCAAGTCGGCAAGGAGGGGACGTGAGACGAACGACGGGATATGGAGTCCTGGTTCCGGCTGCCGGTCTGGGGGGACTGCTGGCGGCAGTCCCAGCCTGGGCTCAGGCTGGCCCGACGATGAACAGCGGGGATACGGCCTGGATGCTGGCATCTACGGCGTTGGTCTTGGTCATGATCGTGCCGGGCTTGGCCCTGTTTTATGGGGGGCTCGTCCGCAGCAAAAACGTCCTGAGTACGGTCATGCACAGTTTCATCGTTCTGTGCCTGGTGACCGTGATCTGGGTCCTCTTCGGGTACAGCCTGGCCTTTGGTCCCGATCGAGGCGGCGTGATCGGCAGCCTGGATTGGGCCGGATTGAGCGGGGTCGGGGCCCAGCCCCATCCCCTCTACGGAGCGACCATCCCGCACGGGGTGTTCATGTTGTTTCAGCTGATGCTGGCGGCGCTCACGCCGGCCTTGATCACCGGGGCCTTTGCCGAGCGAATCCGTTTCAGCGCGGTGCTGCTGTTTACCTCTTTGTGGTCGATTTTCATCTATGCGCCCCTGGCCCATTGGATCTGGGGCGGGGGATGGTTGAGCAAGATGGGGGGGCTGGATTTTGCCGGAGGAGCGGTTGTTCATATCAGCGCCGGGGCTTCTGCCCTGGCCTGTGCCTTGGCGGTGGGCCGCCGTCGGGGCTGGAGAACCGACTATATGCCCCCGCACAACCTGCCCTTTGTGCTCCTGGGGACCGGATTGCTTTGGTTCGGCTGGTTCGGCTTTAACGGGGGAAGCGCCAGGGGGGCCAATGCCGTGGCCATGGGAGCATTGATTGCCACCCAAGTCGCGGCGGCCGCGTCGGCGTTGTCCTGGATGACCGTCGAGTGGATGCATCGGGGCAAGCCCACCGTGCTGGGCGTGGCCAGCGGGGCGGTGGCCGGTCTGGCCGCGGTGACCGGGGCTGCCGGGTATATCGGGCCCATGTGGGCCATGGTGATCGGAATTGTCGCCGGGGGGCTCTGCTATTTCGCCATTGTTTGGAAGGGCCGGATCGGCTATGATGACGCCCTCGACGTCGTCGGGATCCACGGAATCGGGGGGATTATCGGCGTCTTGGCGACCGGGTTTGTGGCCTCCAAAGGGTTGAATCCAGCCGCTGCAGACGGTCTCTTCTTCGGCAATCCTGCCCAGGTCGGTGTGCAAAGCATCACGGTGGTGGCGGTGGCGTTGTATGCCTTTGTCGGGACGTACGTCATTCTGAAACTGGTCGATGGCTCAATGGGGTTGCGTATCACCCCCGAGCAAGAAGCCACGGGTTTGGATCTCAGCCAGCATAATGAGCGAGCCTACTCGTAACCGGGGCTGCTCGCGATGAGCGTGAGGAGGCGGGTATGAAACTAGTCGAAGCGATCATCAAGCCGTTCAAGCTGGACGAGGTCAAGGATGCCTTGCTGGAGATCGGTGTCCAGGGGATGACCGTCACCGAGGTCAAGGGATTCGGCAGGCAGAAGGGGCATAAGGAAACCTATCGCGGCACGGAATACACCATCGAATTCGTTCCAAAGGTGAAAATCGAGGTGGCGGTGACCGACGCCCAAGTGCCGCGCGTGCTCGAGACTATTACCCGCAGCGCCAAGACGGGGAGCATCGGGGACGGTAAGATCTTCGTGCGCGACCTGGGCGCGGCGGTTCGTATCCGCACGGGAGAAACGGGAGAAGGGGCGCTGTGACCCTACGTTCCGAGAGCCAAGACGGGGTCGGTCTGCTGAAGGAAACGGAGATCGATGCCGCCGCGGCGCTGCTCGTGGAGCAGCGGCAGGTCCTCAAGCAACGGCTCGAAGCCGGTGCGTCCGGCGGCGAGGTGCTGGCGGCGTTGACCGAACTGGTGGACGGGTTGATCATCGGCCGGTATCGCAATGTCGTGCGCCAGGGGGGCGACGAGACGCTACTGGCCGGTTCCCAGCATTGCTGTTTGGTGGCGCTGGGAGGCTATGGCCGACGGGAGTTGGCGCCGCATTCGGACATCGATGTGATGTTCCTCTATCGGCCGGAGGCGGGCCAAGTCGCCCCATCCTTGTCGAGTCAAGTGCTCCACCATCTGTGGGATCTGGGGTTTCAGGTGGGCCACAGCGTCCGGACCGTCCAGGATTGCATCGAGCTGGCGACGGAGGACCTCACCATTCGGACCTCCATGATGGAGGCGCGCTTTCTGGGCGGCAGCGCAGCCTTGTTTCAGGAGTTTCATCGCCGGTATTTCCGCCAGGTCGTTGCGCGGGGCACCGATCGCTTTATCGAGCAGAAGATCGAAGAGCGCCGCCGCGAATACGACAAGTTCGGCGAGACGGTGTATCTGCTCGAACCCAACGTGAAGAAGAGCAAGGGTGGGCTGCGTGACCTGCACGTCCTGCAGTGGGCTGGGCTGGCCCGGTATCAGGCCGCCACGATTCAAGAGTTGGCCGATCGCGGCATCCTGTCCCGACAGGATTTTCAGGCTTTGGTGGACGCGCGCGAGTTCCTTTGGCGCATCCGGGCCATGTTGCATTTCGGCGCCGGCATGGCCCAGGAAATCCTGACGTTTGATGAACAGGTTCGTCTGGCAGCCCAATTCGGTTTCCAGGACCAGCCCCATCTGCTGGCGGTTGAACAGTTTATGCAACAGTATTACCGCCATACCATGGGGCTCCATGAGATCTCGAGCCGGTTTGTGGATCGGTGCCGGAGTCTATCGGTGTGGCAGAAGCTGGCCCAACTCCTTCCATCTCCCCGATTGGAGGGCACCTTCATCATTACCGGGCAGCAGCTGACCGTACCTCCGGAGTTGCGGAGCCGATTCCTGGACAGTCCGGAGCTGCTCCTGCGTCTGTTCGAGTTGGCCGGCACGAAACGGCTGAGGATCGATACCGATTTTCTGGAGGATATTCACCGGCATATGGACTCGGTTTCAAGCGAAGCCTTCCGTACCCCGGAGGTCAGCCGTCGGTTTCTGAAGATTCTTGGAGGGCCGGGAACGGTTGCCCATACGCTGGAAGCGATGCATCGGGCTCATCTGCTGGAAAAGTTGATCCCTGTATTTGCCACGGTCAGGGGGTTGATGCAGTTCAACCAGTACCACAAGTATACGGTCGATGAGCACAGTCTGTTGGCCGTGGGCAAAGCAGAAGCGCTGAGCCAGGAACAAGGTGTGCTCGGCGAGGTGTGCCGGGAGATCAAACGCAAGGACCTGCTGCACTTGGCGGTCTTGCTCCACGATCTTGGCAAGGGACGGGAAGAAGATCATAGCGAAGTGGGCAAGGCGATTGCCGAGGACACCGCGGCGCGACTGGGTTTCGATGAGCAGGAAACCAGGACGCTGGTTTTCCTGGTCCATCAGCACCTGTTGATGGCCCATACGGCGTTCCGCCGCGACCCCTACGACGAGAAGGTGCTGCTTCCTTTTGCGCGCAAGGTCGGGACTCCTGAGGTGCTCCGCAAGTTGTTGGTTCTGACGGCGGCCGATATCGCGGCGGTGGGCCCGGGGGTGTTGACCAAGTGGAAAGAATCCCTGCTGGTCGAGTTATACCTTCGTGCCTTGCCGGAGGTGTCGGGGGACCGAACTTCGGCTGTCAGCGGCGCGCGCCTCGATGCCATCGCCCAGGATGTGGCCAGAGAAGCGGTCGCTGCCGGCCTTGCGGGCATGGACCCGGCCTGGATCGAGTCCCAACTGGCGCAATTCCCTTTGCGCTACGTTCTTGGGACCATTCCCGGGCGCATCGCGGTCCATGTGGCGACGGTGCGACAGCTGACCCCGGGAGAAGTGTTGGTCACGGACAGTTTCAACGCGACGCTCGGAACCTCCGAATACACGGTGATCACGACCGATGAAGTGACGCCTGGCCTGTTCTCGAAAATCGCGGGCGTGATGGCGGCCAAAGGGTTGCAGATTCTGGACGCACAGATCGTCACCCGTCAGGACGGAATCGTGGTCGACACGTTTCAGGTGGTGGACCTGGACTATGCCGAAGCCCCGCCTTCTGACCGGCGGGCCATTATCGCGGATACGATCATCCGTGTGTTGAAGGGCGAGGCGTCGGTCGATACGCTGGTGGCTCAGGGAGGGCGGCTGCCTTCCTCCAAACCGCTTCCGGCCCATCGGCAGCCCACGGAAGTTCAGGTGGACAACGAAACCTCGGATCGCTTTACCATCCTGGACGTGTTTGCGGACGACCGGCAGGGCTTGTTGTACGTCATCACCCATGCAATTTTTAAGCTGGGGCTCTCCGTGCATGCGGCTCGCATTTCGACCAGGCTGGATCAGGTGGCGGACGTGTTTTACGTGACGGATCGGCAAGGACATAAAATCACCGATCAGGAGTTTCTCGAAACGGTTCGGGTTCGGATCAAAGACGACGTCGGCCGGTTCCTCGGCGAGCCAGCCGGGCAGCAGGCGGGTGCGTCATCCTTATCACTCTCATCGTAACGGCGATCTGAAAGGAGGCTCGGAATGAATCCCCGCGAGGTATTGGAGTTTGCCAAGAAGCACAAGGTGCAGATCGTGGATCTGAAGTTTGTGGATCTGATCGGGACGTGGCAGCATTTCAGCATTCCCGTCAACGAGTTGACCGAAGGCCTATTCAAAGACGGGTCCGGCCTGGATGGGTCGTCGATTCGCGGCTGGAAGGCTATCAATAACAGCGACATGCTGGTGGTGCCTGATCCTGAAACGGCCTGCCTGGACCCCTTTTGCGCCGTGCCGACGTTGAGCCTGGTCGGCAACGTGGTTGATCCGATCACGCGCGAAACGTATGACCGCGATCCCCGGTTCATCG
This Nitrospirota bacterium DNA region includes the following protein-coding sequences:
- a CDS encoding ammonium transporter; its protein translation is MNSGDTAWMLASTALVLVMIVPGLALFYGGLVRSKNVLSTVMHSFIVLCLVTVIWVLFGYSLAFGPDRGGVIGSLDWAGLSGVGAQPHPLYGATIPHGVFMLFQLMLAALTPALITGAFAERIRFSAVLLFTSLWSIFIYAPLAHWIWGGGWLSKMGGLDFAGGAVVHISAGASALACALAVGRRRGWRTDYMPPHNLPFVLLGTGLLWFGWFGFNGGSARGANAVAMGALIATQVAAAASALSWMTVEWMHRGKPTVLGVASGAVAGLAAVTGAAGYIGPMWAMVIGIVAGGLCYFAIVWKGRIGYDDALDVVGIHGIGGIIGVLATGFVASKGLNPAAADGLFFGNPAQVGVQSITVVAVALYAFVGTYVILKLVDGSMGLRITPEQEATGLDLSQHNERAYS
- a CDS encoding P-II family nitrogen regulator, with the translated sequence MKLVEAIIKPFKLDEVKDALLEIGVQGMTVTEVKGFGRQKGHKETYRGTEYTIEFVPKVKIEVAVTDAQVPRVLETITRSAKTGSIGDGKIFVRDLGAAVRIRTGETGEGAL
- the glnD gene encoding [protein-PII] uridylyltransferase; the protein is MLKETEIDAAAALLVEQRQVLKQRLEAGASGGEVLAALTELVDGLIIGRYRNVVRQGGDETLLAGSQHCCLVALGGYGRRELAPHSDIDVMFLYRPEAGQVAPSLSSQVLHHLWDLGFQVGHSVRTVQDCIELATEDLTIRTSMMEARFLGGSAALFQEFHRRYFRQVVARGTDRFIEQKIEERRREYDKFGETVYLLEPNVKKSKGGLRDLHVLQWAGLARYQAATIQELADRGILSRQDFQALVDAREFLWRIRAMLHFGAGMAQEILTFDEQVRLAAQFGFQDQPHLLAVEQFMQQYYRHTMGLHEISSRFVDRCRSLSVWQKLAQLLPSPRLEGTFIITGQQLTVPPELRSRFLDSPELLLRLFELAGTKRLRIDTDFLEDIHRHMDSVSSEAFRTPEVSRRFLKILGGPGTVAHTLEAMHRAHLLEKLIPVFATVRGLMQFNQYHKYTVDEHSLLAVGKAEALSQEQGVLGEVCREIKRKDLLHLAVLLHDLGKGREEDHSEVGKAIAEDTAARLGFDEQETRTLVFLVHQHLLMAHTAFRRDPYDEKVLLPFARKVGTPEVLRKLLVLTAADIAAVGPGVLTKWKESLLVELYLRALPEVSGDRTSAVSGARLDAIAQDVAREAVAAGLAGMDPAWIESQLAQFPLRYVLGTIPGRIAVHVATVRQLTPGEVLVTDSFNATLGTSEYTVITTDEVTPGLFSKIAGVMAAKGLQILDAQIVTRQDGIVVDTFQVVDLDYAEAPPSDRRAIIADTIIRVLKGEASVDTLVAQGGRLPSSKPLPAHRQPTEVQVDNETSDRFTILDVFADDRQGLLYVITHAIFKLGLSVHAARISTRLDQVADVFYVTDRQGHKITDQEFLETVRVRIKDDVGRFLGEPAGQQAGASSLSLSS